tattagaaccatgaaatatctaaatggtccacatggtggatgaattggtccacatatatcaccttgaattctttcaagaaacattggtgattctttctcaaccttaagtggtgagggtctagttatcaattttccaagagagcaagatgtacatggaaccattgtatcatgatggatttttctatcctttagtggatgtccatgagtacattcaataatccttttcatcattgttgatcctggatggcctaatctgttatgccataaactgaatacaccaggatcaatatatttttcgttaactaccatatgtatttctggtacatttatatgtgtataatgtaatccagaactaagtcttggcagtttttcaaccacatgactcttgtcagtgatacttaaatatttctcattttctgttgtcactgactgataatcatacccgttaaggtatatgtcggagaaactcaataaatttctgcttgacttgggagaaaataaggcatcatttattaaaaattttgtaccatttggtagtatgaaatttgcctttcctatcccttttatcaagttagcaggtcctgatattgtatgtatagttccttccgttggttttagatcaataaaatatttctcggatttaagtatagtgtgtgtagttccactgtctgctatacagagatctccaccacttgattgatgttgtattccagcaaaattcatattgaacttcatatataagaaataaatagtgagtacattaatattacacaatattttaaacgcaaatagatagtactgaaacatttagcaaacataatgacaaagacagacgatattaaatcgtttatttttcaaaagacacacaacttaaacattcaagaaatcttcatataaatcagatggtttctcagtgactgttggatcaatattatccacaaaatttacttccttttctttacctttcagcgaatcctgatacatcttaacaagatgtttagatgttcggcaagtattagcccagtggcccattctaccacatctgtagcaagattcttcagaatttttagaagaattttcttcaacatcttgtttaatgggcttgttttgtggttgatatttatattttcgtggattactatttctttgaccaccacggccacgaccacgaccacgtccacgcccattaccattaccataaggatggtttctaccatagttatggcttttggcatgatgatggtgatggttattataaccacgaccttgcccgcgtccttgtccctgtttataattatttgcagtatttgcttcagggattgcaagtgtaccagtaggacgggattgctgatttttcattaatagctcatcattttgctctgcaactaagagatatgaattaagttcaggatatgttttgaactttagcattctcaaatttctttgcactgtgatgtttgcagcattcattgtggagaaagttttctccatcatgtctgcatcactaatttcatgtccacagaatttaagttgtgaacatgtattatacagagctgagctgtattcatttactttcttaaagtcttggaaccttaatgttctccattgttccattgcagctggaagtaaaatttctctttgattattgaatctgcttttgagaccttcccataaaacatggggatcttctacagtcacataattattttgtaagcattcatcaatatgttgatgaataaagcaacatgccgtagcttgttctttttcagaacaagtgttgttttcatttatggtttcaagaatgcccattgatttaagatgcatttttacttttataacccatggcatgtagttgtttccagttgattctaaaggagtaaatttaagcttttccagattcgacattttctattatcaaaaattaaaacaaacatcatgataaattagagtcaatttatattcataagtatataaacattaaacataaatttaatataacataaatgataagtaggtgacagtgtcgaccatgtgtaagcaatcataaataaatgttatataacaaaaatataaatattagtaaacataaatgaaaatttggcgacagtgtcgaccatatatttttttcaggtggtataaccgacctatatcattctggtggtataaccgaccatatatcattttggtggtataaccgaccatatatcattttggtggtataaccgaccatatatcattttggtggcagagccaaccatatttagtattaagattatcgtgctgataacgtgttataattcagtaggcttataactacctttagtggtttgattcttgatgttataattcagtaggcttataactacctttagtggtttgattcttgatgttataattcagtaggcttataactacctttagtgatttgattcttgatttagaatactaataatgaagtgtaagaacaaagatgataatggagagaaagaaagaaacactttgtaagtgtgagaaatggtgcaagtttaatgcttgcattcatgagtatttatagcctaaaatctcaatataaaaatacatactttgtgtaccaaaattgactatatgtatacaccaaaattgactatccatatctatattattattattattataacactttaATCGTTATTTATCGGGTATTGTTGACTATTGAAATAAACGTGGCTTCTACAgtaaattagaaaaaaaaaatcaaaagtgaAGTTGTTGAGAACGATAGCTATTGAGAACGACCTACGTACTAAAGAGTATAGGCTATAAAGAGTTTATTAACaagtagtgaaatgacccgtggaaatacggacttgtttaaacgaaatagtttaatgatatgtttgaaatattaagtgaatgtaaatgttaaagtcatttaatttattacccggtggaaccacggattccaactaaaaacttgtcgttgattttaaaaacataaagttcgctcaaagttgaatatttatatttatatttttaataataataataattaataataataataataataataataaatgccttttaatttttttagaaaaataaaattaccatttaggagagattaatatttccttttataaaagattttgtattaatttttaattaaattaatatataattatgacatcatcattatgaaaagtaaagggtaatttagcttaatgatgaagtcatcattttagaggtttattttTTTGAgaggtgatccgtacaccacctctattttgccatacaccactaaataaatTTTTTGAACATTTTTACCTTCCTTTTGTTCACCACCAACTCCCCTTAACTTCTCAAAAGAAGGGTAAAACTGTCTAAATAATTTTtttagtggtgtatggcaaaaacaaggtggtgtacggatcaactccctTATTAGAATATATAGATTTCTTCCCAAAAATAATAGGAGAACAGTTTTATTTAAGAATACTTTAAGTATAATGAGATGATAAGTATTTTGGAATAAAATACCTTAATGCATTTTTcttgagaaccttttatattctattattaatagttttttagtaatattaatttttttatacatATTAAAAATTTTAACGTTTATAAAGGCCTATTTTTTATGTGTTGAACATGACTTTTAAATTAGTAGGACGGCATTGATTATGTAGAGGATAAAAACTGTGATTCGCTGTGGGGTGATTTTGATCGGTTAATTGTACGCTAAAAATAACGCTTAACGGTCTATTAATTAAACGTTAAAAAAATTAAGAAATTCAAAAAAGTAAAAAAAGGAAGTGAGAAAAAGTATACGTCCATGCAATCTATAATGGGAGGTGATTCgctgttttatttttttgtttataaAAGTCCCAGTGTTAGATATTGGTGTTCATAAGTTAACGGCGGCAACGGTTGAGACAACCAGAACAAATATCGAGTAACGTTGGCAAAATTTTGTGGACTAGGTGTATGAATAGGTCGGGTTGATGATCCGGGAGTATTTGAACTCCCGAAAACCAATAGATTTGATATCGGACGGGTATTGTCGAAGTCGCCATCTTCATTTCGTGGAGTGTTTGGAGTGttagacatttttttttttttttttttttttaaagttgaaGTATTGAGTGTTTAAAGTTGAAGTTGTGTGTATTTTGGTTTGGAAATTGTAGGtataaatagatatatttaatataGATTTTTTTTTCCCAACGGTTATATCCTCAAACGGTCAAAAAAACATCAACGAATCATCACGCGCCACGTGTCACAAACGTCCATTGCTTCCCTCGTCTCTTTCGAACTGACAGAAACGCCTTGGAGTGCCGCCCTGTTACACCGGAGGAAGGCGTTTCTTGGTGGGTCGGCGAATAAACTCGGTGTCTGTGAGAAACATATTTGTGAAGTTTAGAACTTTGGGGATTTTCGGTGAACGAGCTTGCTTCTCAACCGTATCAACGGCCCGATACAAGTGGTCTAATGTTTGAGTGTGGAAGCGGACATGAGAATATTTTCTCTATTGATTTTACTATTTTAGCACCAATAATTTATCCAACAATAAGTAATAATGAGATGGCGTCTAACCATCCGGGCATAGCCTGGGTGGCCAGGGTGCCCCGCAAACGTCTAGTTGACCAAGTCAAATGGCTGTTCATCTCAAATAAGGCGAAGGTTCGATTCTTGAATCGGCCACCATTTGTGCTTGGCGCTGGAACAGGGGTTGGTTCCGACCACACTTGCCTGGGACTGCACACGACCCGGTAGGCAGTTGGCATCCAAAGGGTGCACGGGGTTAAAGGTTCCCCGCCGATCTAACCTTTTTCATCTCAAATAATGAGATGGCGTCTAGATTTAAACTATACTTAGTGGTCCATTTTGATATCCAAAAATGTCAACGTACTAGATAATACGCAACTGTCAAATTTCGATTTGAAGTTCTTGTTGAATATTCATTTCGTTTTTTATATATATCGCAAACATTTTTTAAAGTTGGGGTCGAAACAAACAATGGCGGCAACAGCATTATCTGTGGGGGTTGCAGTTAGGACGTTGTTGATCGTGTTGATGTGCTTAATGATAGCAGCCTTTGTTTATGTAGTTGAGATTGGTGGCGTGGCTTCTTTCTTTGACTTTCGCGCCAGGTAATCAAATCAGTTGTGATTAAGCTTATGTTATGTAACTAAATCCAGATGTAGCAATTCATGTTTTATGATTTTTGTGTCCATTTATTTGCAGGTGGGCAATAGGTTTGTTGGCAGACTTTTCCATAAATATTGTTGTTATAGGGGTATGAATTATGAAGCTAACTTATTTGTTGTTTATCTGCCAATTAGAACAACAATGCTTAACTGTAGTTTTTAAGTTACACAAAATAAATACAGTTATAGAGCATAATGTTTTGTAAAAGGCTTTGCTTAAACTGTTAAAACACTCTGTATTTACTTTTTAAGTTTCGATGCACAATGATCTAATATTATCGTGGTGCATATTTTGTCTTTGTCCACAAATAATCTGTTTACATTCAATAAAATGGTTTATCTCTTTTTACCTTTTAGAATCAACAATAAAatgttcggtttgtaaattttaggCATGGTGTTTCTACAAAGAATTAAGCTGGATCAAGACACTTGTTTTAGTTGTTCTAATATCTGCGGTTGGGAGGTAATTTAATCTTCTCTGTGTTTATTAGTACattatatattttttaatcattttcatattaCTTTTTTCTAACTTACTAATTTTGTATTAGCCAATATGTTGATTAGATGTAATCTCAATctcaatattatattatattatattatattatattatacaagaTCATTTTTCGTTCTTTTTATTACATACATATCAGAATCACAGCgtggatattttttttttttggaacggcaAAATTTTATAAAAAATTAAACACAACCGTCTAGCAAGGAGCTAGAAGGATTACAATCCTTACAACGGCTTTATAAGCCAATCGTTCCAACTTATGTTCGATTTTCCTCTACTCACAAACCAATTAAACGAATACAATTGAATAGAGACAAAGATGCAATCCTTTTTCAATTTTTTAGAGTTGAAAATAACGCCATTCCGCCATTTCCAAAGGTGCCAAAACATACATGCCACAATCGTATAGACCATCTCCTTCGAAGTAGAATGGACTTGCCAATTGTCTAACCAAGCAACCCATTCCAACCAATGCTCGAAATCTGGGATCGCAACATTGATCCATACACGAACCATCCACCACAAATCTAACGCCATGAATCACAGCGTGCATATGGGTCGTTTCTTATAACAATTTAGATGCTATATTCATTTTTTTACTTGTACAGTGTTGCTACTTGTGGATACATACTTATGCAGTTCTACAAGTTGTCACGTGAAGAATTTTCCAACAATCCGTTATATTTCGTGTTGGTGAGAAATAAGAAAAGGTAAGAAATTTCCAAGGACACAAGGATCAAATGTATcacatgaaatcatatgttatattGCATATTTAATTCATGTTCTTGTTAAATTATTTGGCTTAGGGATGTCAATGAACACAGAAGGGGAATTTCTGTTGTAACTGCAAAAGTAATATTTTCTGCGTTCGGTTGCTTGATGCTTGCAGCTTTAATTTACACTGTTATTGTTGATTTATCTCACTCATATGCAGAAGGATTCGCACCGTATGTGaatatttttctttttaatttttagaTAATCACTAAATTTATTTATGGTGGTGTTTGCGTGTTTGTTTTAGAATTGATTTTTCAACTGCTTTGACTAAAACTTGGAATAAtcagtttttaagttttaaataAATGGATTTTAATTGTGATTGATTTAGTTTCATACTAGTTGTTCACGAAAGATTTTAATCAAAAAGTACAAAATAGAACTAACAATTTATCAAATGGTTAAACATTTCCATATACTCAAATGGTTTTCATGTATTTGTTTGATACAACTTCAAAGATATCACTATAAACACCATCTCCTACCAACTACCATACATCTTGTTATATCTTATGATGATTATCGGAATTTGAGCATTTCTGCAACATTTTTAATAAATTCATGTTATTctctttcttatattcatttttaaACTGATATTTACAAATAACAAATTTCAAACAGGTGCTTGTCGACTTTTCTTACTGATATCTACATCCATGCTGTGATATTTTCGGTACAATTCTATTCAAAACGAACTTTAGCTTTGATCAGATTTTGCACCTCTTTTAAGGGATATGTGAATGTGTCTCAGTTTTGATGTATTTAAACAAAGATCCCAAAAAACCAACATTGGGTACATTTTAAGGATTAGGTACTTATTTTGGGTTTATCATCATAACAAAAGTAATTGATATATGTTTTTAGGTGTGGATAGCTTATAAGGAATCAAGTTGGATAAATGCTTTGTTATGGATACTTTCACTTTTATGCCTAGGGAAGTAAGTATTTAGCATTTAGCATGTGTATAATTCGATAGAATGCTTATTGATCAATATTTAATTATAACTCTCTTGCAGCATCATTATATGCATATACATAGTGCAACAATTGTCCTATATCGCCCCGGAGCAACCTGTATCCCTCATAATCTTCAAACATAATAGTAACAGGTAAGGCCTACAACAAAATTTGGTTATTTTTAATAATCTGCAGATGGGACATGGTTGATTGCCACTTTATTTATGTGTATTTAACTTGATGTATTGATTGTGTCCATGAATTAAGTAGGGTACTGTTGCATTGGAATCTAATTAGTACTACATTTGTGCCAAATTAATGA
The window above is part of the Rutidosis leptorrhynchoides isolate AG116_Rl617_1_P2 chromosome 1, CSIRO_AGI_Rlap_v1, whole genome shotgun sequence genome. Proteins encoded here:
- the LOC139859328 gene encoding uncharacterized protein is translated as MAATALSVGVAVRTLLIVLMCLMIAAFVYVVEIGGVASFFDFRARWAIGLLADFSINIVVIGAWCFYKELSWIKTLVLVVLISAVGSVATCGYILMQFYKLSREEFSNNPLYFVLVRNKKRDVNEHRRGISVVTAKVIFSAFGCLMLAALIYTVIVDLSHSYAEGFAPCLSTFLTDIYIHAVIFSVWIAYKESSWINALLWILSLLCLGNIIICIYIVQQLSYIAPEQPVSLIIFKHNSNRDMQSSDPLLTGA